From a region of the Triticum aestivum cultivar Chinese Spring chromosome 7D, IWGSC CS RefSeq v2.1, whole genome shotgun sequence genome:
- the LOC123164853 gene encoding aspartyl protease family protein At5g10770-like: MASAVPCLLLCLLVLAPHLGSSYRTGSINGGKHVITRDGNGLPVTHRLSPCSPSAAGLSQSMPSVGHASSRDALRLRGLLDESADSPGLTIPSTGTPLVDLPDAPEYHVVVGLGTPAQNITVGFDTATIGATLLQCKPCAAGDPCDKVFNPSHSLSSTLYDIPCGRTWEGCPITRCTTPGCSFRVTHNGSLVFNATMEKDTLTVAPSVHVRGFRFLCMEMMSEVPADGTSGVLDLSRNRYSLASRVSLSPDTVAFSYCLPRGAESQGFLSFGTSRPELAGRRVSYATLHSRSPRRNLYFLRLIGVSIGGVDLPIAAEALAGDALVEVQTTFTYLKPKVYEDLREVFRLSMSSYKVAPSSGELDTCYDFTGLNGVDVPTITLSFEGGASLELGFEQMMYFSDPHNIFSVACLAFAPAPAYGSGVSVIGSLAQAYTEVVYDLREGKVGFVDNRC; encoded by the exons ATGGCTTCCGCCGTTCCCTGTCTGCTCTTGTGCTTGCTCGTTCTTGCTCCTCATCTCGGCAGCTCCTACCGCACAGGCTCCATCAATGGTGGGAAGCATGTCATCACCC GAGATGGCAATGGACTGCCGGTGACGCATCGGCTGAGCCCGTGCTCACCTTCTGCCGCCGGTCTGAGCCAGAGCATGCCCTCGGTCGGCCACGCCTCCAGCCGCGACGCCCTCCGCCTACGCGGGCTCCTCGACGAGTCGGCGGACAGTCCTGGTCTGACGATCCCCTCGACCGGCACCCCCCTGGTGGATCTTCCGGACGCACCGGAATACCACGTCGTCGTCGGCTTGGGCACTCCGGCGCAGAACATCACCGTCGGATTCGACACGGCCACCATCGGAGCCACGCTTCTCCAGTGCAAGCCATGCGCCGCCGGGGACCCCTGCGACAAGGTCTTCAACCCGTCCCACTCCCTGTCATCAACCCTTTACGACATTCCATGCGGCAGGACATGGGAAGGCTGCCCCATTACCCGTTGCACCACCCCCGGCTGCTCGTTCCGCGTGACACACAACGGCTCCCTCGTGTTCAACGCCACCATGGAGAAGGACACCCTCACGGTGGCGCCGTCGGTCCACGTGCGCGGCTTCAGGTTCCTTTGCATGGAGATGATGAGCGAGGTGCCGGCGGACGGCACGTCGGGAGTCCTCGACCTCAGCAGGAACCGCTACTCGCTGGCCTCACGGGTCAGTCTGTCCCCGGACACGGTCGCCTTCTCCTACTGCCTGCCGAGGGGCGCCGAGTCCCAGGGCTTCCTCTCCTTCGGCACCagccggccggagctcgccggccgCCGCGTGAGCTACGCCACCCTGCACAGCAGATCCCCCCGCCGGAACCTCTATTTCCTGAGGCTCATCGGCGTGAGCATCGGCGGGGTGGACCTCCCGATCGCCGCTGAGGCGCTCGCCGGCGACGCGCTGGTCGAGGTGCAGACGACTTTCACCTACCTGAAGCCGAAAGTGTACGAGGACCTGCGCGAGGTGTTCAGGTTGTCGATGAGCAGTTACAAGGTGGCGCCGTCGTCCGGCGAGCTCGACACGTGCTACGACTTCACCGGCCTGAACGGCGTCGACGTGCCGACCATCACGCTCAGCTTCGAGGGCGGCGCGAGCCTGGAGCTCGGGTTTGAACAGATGATGTACTTTAGCGACCCCCACAACATCTTCTCGGTGGCGTGCCTCGCGTTCGCGCCGGCGCCGGCGTACGGGTCGGGCGTCTCCGTCATCGGGTCGCTGGCGCAGGCGTACACGGAGGTGGTCTACGATCTACGTGAGGGCAAGGTCGGGTTCGTCGACAACCGCTGCTGA
- the LOC123165231 gene encoding aspartyl protease family protein At5g10770-like, with product MASAGRSLLYGLLVLVLALLCVGALAAPPKRYLSVSLDQVVASKARAQCYDPSSFSGETSGNKFAIHPSCSAAEQAGRHRNIASHDRARLSTIRQRSYPSAMPPMSMPPIPPFIFPPSPTPGSAPAKGMPPMLPAIAFPPMFFPPNPAPAEGMPPVPAVAFPPIYFPPAPAPAEGPSVTIPDIPGTSGYNISEFIVVVGFGTPSQPSALLFDTGSDLSWVQCQPCTGHCYQQNGPLFDPTKSSTYDVETLTFSSSRTFSSFPFGCGTTNLGDFGSVDGLLGLGRGQLSLASQTASSYDGTFSYCLPSHNMSRPGFLSIGAAPDTGKVQYTAMIKKPQYPSFYFVELASINIGGYVLPVPPSVFTSKGTLLDSGTTLTYIPSKAYALLRDRFKFTMKGYKPAPPSEELDTCYDFSGHNAIFIPGVSFKFSDGAVFELDFFGIMMFPDDAQPAYGCLAFAAGDDDSFSIIGNTQQRSAEVIYDVAAEKIGFVPFSC from the exons ATGGCGTCCGCCGGACGGTCGCTCCTCTACGgcctgctggtgctggtgctggccCTCCTCTGCGTCGGCGCTCTGGCGGCTCCGCCGAAGCGCTACCTCTCCGTCAGCCTCGACCAGGTGGTCGCCTCCAAGGCTCGAGCCCAGTGCTACGATCCCTCCTCGTTTTCAG GCGAGACTTCTGGCAACAAGTTCGCCATCCATCCATCTTGCAGCGCGGCCGAGCAGGCGGGACGCCATCGCAACATCGCCAGCCACGACAGAGCCCGGCTGAGCACCATCCGCCAAAGGTCTTACCCTTCAGCCATGCCTCCGATGTCCATGCCTCCGATCCCTCCGTTCATTTTCCCGCCAAGCCCCACACCAGGTTCAGCACCAGCAAAGGGCATGCCTCCGATGTTACCAGCCATCGCCTTCCCTCCGATGTTCTTCCCGCCAAACCCCGCACCAGCAGAGGGGATGCCTCCAGTCCCAGCCGTCGCCTTCCCTCCGATATACTTCCCGCCAGCCCCTGCACCAGCGGAGGGGCCGTCCGTCACCATCCCGGACATCCCGGGGACCAGCGGCTACAACATATCGGAGTTCATCGTCGTCGTTGGCTTCGGCACGCCGTCTCAGCCATCCGCTCTGTTGTTTGACACCGGCAGCGACCTGTCGTGGGTCCAGTGCCAGCCGTGCACGGGCCACTGTTACCAGCAAAACGGCCCGCTCTTCGACCCGACCAAGTCTTCCACATACGACGTG GAGACGCTGACGTTCTCCTCGTCGCGTACCTTTTCCAGCTTCCCGTTCGGATGCGGCACCACCAACCTGGGCGACTTTGGCAGCGTCGACGGCCTGCTTGGCCTCGGCCGTGGCCAGCTCTCGCTGGCCTCGCAGACGGCCTCCTCGTACGACGGCACCTTCTCCTACTGCCTGCCGTCTCACAACATGAGCAGGCCTGGGTTCCTCAGCATCGGCGCCGCCCCGGACACCGGCAAGGTCCAGTACACGGCGATGATCAAGAAGCCGCAGTACCCGTCCTTCTACTTCGTGGAGCTCGCGTCCATCAACATCGGTGGCTACGTCCTGCCGGTGCCGCCATCCGTGTTCACGAGCAAGGGCACCCTGCTCGACTCCGGCACCACCCTCACGTACATCCCCTCGAAGGCCTACGCCTTGCTCCGCGACCGCTTCAAGTTCACCATGAAGGGGTACAAGCCGGCGCCGCCCTCCGAAGAGCTCGACACCTGCTACGACTTCTCCGGCCACAACGCCATCTTCATACCGGGGGTGTCGTTCAAGTTCAGCGACGGAGCCGTGTTCGAGCTCGACTTCTTCGGGATCATGATGTTCCCTGATGACGCGCAGCCGGCCTACGGGTGCCTCGCGTTCGCGGCGGGTGATGATGATTCCTTCTCCATCATCGGCAACACGCAGCAGCGTTCCGCCGAGGTGATCTACGACGTTGCAGCCGAGAAGATTGGCTTCGTTCCCTTCAGTTGCTGA
- the LOC123168398 gene encoding aspartyl protease family protein At5g10770-like gives MASAIPCLLLCLLILAPHLGSSYRTGSINGGKHVITRDGNGLAVTHRLSPCSPSAAGLGQSMPSVGDASSRDALRLRGLLDDSADSRGLTIPSTGTPLVDLPDAPEYHVVVGLGTPAQNLTVGFDTATIGATLLQCKPCAAGDPCDKVFDPSQSSSLYDIPCGRTWEGCPITRCSTPGCTFRVTHNGSLVLNASMEKDTLTLAPSVHLRGFRFLCMEMMSEVPTDGTSGVLDLSRNHYSLASRVLLSPDTVAFSYCLPRGAESQGFLSFGTIRPELAGRSVSYATLHSRAPRRNLYFLRLTGVSIDGLDLPISAQALASDALVEVQTTFTYLKPRVYEYLRDLFRYAMSNYKVAPASGELDTCYDFTDMDAIGVPSITLSFEGGASLELGLEQMMYFSNPHNIFSVACLAFAPAPAYGSGASVIGSLAQAYTEVVYDLRGGKVGFVDNRC, from the exons ATGGCTTCCGCCATTCCCTGTCTGCTCTTGTGCTTGCTCATTCTTGCTCCTCATCTCGGCAGCTCCTACCGCACAGGCTCCATCAATGGCGGAAAGCATGTCATCACCC GAGATGGCAATGGACTGGCTGTGACGCATCGGCTGAGCCCGTGCTCTCCTTCCGCCGCCGGTCTGGGCCAGAGCATGCCCTCGGTCGGCGACGCCTCCAGCCGCGACGCCCTCCGCCTACGCGGGCTCCTCGACGACTCAGCGGACAGCCGTGGTCTGACGATCCCCTCGACCGGCACCCCCCTGGTCGACCTTCCGGATGCACCGGAATACCACGTCGTCGTCGGCCTCGGTACTCCGGCGCAGAACCTCACCGTGGGATTCGACACGGCCACCATCGGAGCCACGCTTCTCCAGTGCAAGCCATGCGCCGCCGGGGACCCATGCGACAAGGTCTTCGACCCCTCCCAGTCATCATCCCTTTACGACATTCCATGCGGCAGGACATGGGAAGGCTGCCCCATTACCCGTTGCTCCACCCCCGGCTGCACGTTCCGCGTGACACACAACGGCTCCCTCGTGTTGAACGCGTCCATGGAGAAGGACACCCTCACGCTGGCGCCGTCGGTCCACCTGCGCGGCTTCAGGTTCCTTTGCATGGAGATGATGAGCGAGGTGCCGACGGACGGCACGTCGGGAGTCCTCGACCTCAGCAGGAACCACTACTCGCTGGCCTCACGGGTCCTTCTGTCCCCAGACACGGTTGCCTTCTCCTACTGCCTGCCGAGGGGCGCCGAGTCCCAGGGCTTCCTCTCCTTCGGCACCatccggccggagctcgccggccgCAGTGTGAGCTACGCCACCCTGCACAGCAGAGCCCCTCGCCGGAACCTCTACTTCCTGAGGCTCACCGGCGTGAGCATCGACGGGCTGGACCTCCCGATCTCCGCCCAGGCGCTCGCCAGCGACGCGCTGGTCGAGGTGCAGACGACGTTCACCTACCTGAAGCCGCGCGTGTACGAGTACCTGCGCGACCTGTTCAGGTATGCTATGAGTAATTACAAGGTGGCGCCGGCGTCGGGCGAGCTCGACACGTGCTACGACTTCACCGACATGGACGCTATCGGTGTGCCGAGCATCACGCTCAGCTTTGAGGGCGGGGCGAGCCTGGAGCTCGGATTGGAGCAGATGATGTACTTCAGCAACCCCCACAACATCTTCTCGGTGGCGTGCCTCGCGTTCGCGCCGGCGCCGGCGTACGGGTCGGGCGCCTCCGTCATCGGATCGCTGGCGCAGGCGTACACGGAGGTGGTCTACGATCTGCGTGGAGGCAAGGTCGGGTTCGTCGACAACCGCTGCTGA